One part of the Coffea eugenioides isolate CCC68of chromosome 10, Ceug_1.0, whole genome shotgun sequence genome encodes these proteins:
- the LOC113750580 gene encoding uncharacterized protein LOC113750580 produces MEGPPWPPPATGGVSGGATASRSFVDVLSGPCRLEPSVPDLGRCATYRGEPALLLSQSDLQLLSSPFSNALVGRFPFRRPPMEVIRGFFVSLGLKGECEVGLLDLNHVLIRPSTEEDFTRLFVRRSWFVKGTQMLVSKWTLDFKAHQDATFAPVWVSMPSLPLPLFNSVYVAKLASLLGRCLKIDSATVKLKRPSVARVLIEMDVSKQPPPRIWIGENQEGFWQDVEYESWPQFCGFCTRFGHVEGECFRKHPDLKPVRRLVTERGKPKEVYRPKGISGTNGPSLGLLKNGEDIQQAEGTRDASLGSEGNDNEAGRSEHAETEGLEHARVREAHYVMEQQVQEGSRIVVEPSNLLVEAEALAGAGSVAASPTASPGKASLEQLQGWERVECENIFDVLHSLSDMDMQDVDHIPARSASQERPARQGHRRQCSDGDRPGETVPWEQLKQFQTVLHHRLTAAPTGSRIGKEILEGLDRPVVESGQLGDRHKGGRQAKTSLRKGQSQSQTHYSLRSYIRLLVLLEPLSEPAQLEVVRRFLGFDKALGALNNKLWVFWYTDLSLSFRELAEQLLHMHIAFHSGCSVQLSAVYARCSRVGRRELWSAMEGLAGEVQGPWLLAGDFNVITCMEERMGGAPANVTNMEEFNESIGKCGLAEVPFDGAGFTWTNGRMWQRLDRALMNREWADGYELSHVSHLARGRSDHAPLRICCQNGSPSKRSFKFLNVWRHHSGFKDAVHNCWQQPAEGEGMTKFYNKLRVVKGGLRVWNAQVFGNIFSKVKEAEAILKQREDEFDNGRGSVSRAVVEEAKAAHARSLATECEYWRQKAGIKWLQVGDANTAYFHSRYRQRRNDNFVSRIKDPAGPWMEDIHDIRRSAVEFVSSLFESEQHGWHAPGLPFTLPKLSAVDNDMLLAVPGMEELQEVVHGFEVDSAPGPDGFGAGFYQSCWDIIKADLLEAVQAFFQGMRLPRSFTSTSIILLPKIAGARYWKDFRPISLCNTCSKIISKIVANRLGRVLPALISPWQTGFVSGRGITDNILLTQELVADLDRRLSHPNLMLKLDMEKAYDRVEWPFLLFMLRQFGFAEQVVDIFFRLVSNNWFSVLVNGEAAGFFKSSRGVRQGDPVSPGLFVLISEFLGRGLHHLLSNQPGRNFVSAGTQVPYLAFADDMLVFTRCSEECLAAIKVFLEEYQDASGQRVNVTKSSFLLPSGASSGQEQLVRRILGFHRGVFPFTYLGAPIFKGRQRSVLFDGILAQMRALLGHWSTKLLSFGGKLVLARHVLASLPMYLLQVVNPPKAVVTRLGIICNTFLWDQRGDRRTHWASWDKLCFPLVEGGLGFRSFKDMARSFAAKLWWRFRNGGSMWAEFMHAKYSKGRHPSEASSARASPTWRRLEAIRSLVEPHIRWSLGKGLVDFWKDRWVLHEPLEEVVGRPERPHFLVAEFLTNEGWDEARLAKWVPNFVLRAIQDIPFDLSQKDRLVWMLSPSGSFSVKSAWELLRLRKPHSLVDSLLWPSALPAKMSFLAWRLVRNFLPLDVVLRSRGLSIPSRCGCCYREEEVSLHVFCTGPVASQVWRKISSRFGFKLVNCSSMASVFISWYFSSPSVSKNHIRVMMPIVVCWFLWAARNQERFQGVRWEVDRIIRDVDGFWEQLGRANKLQRSHFTGDGDCELLQRIKSPPRRRVPCAVAWDKPPFGVLKLNSDASVIHGQAKGGGLLRDCHGTLVFAYYKELGEQDVLGAECMALLCGLQLCLQRGLRPSLVEVDSKALVQLVGSGASARWPLCNDLRKVRGLLEGFSASISHVFREANLPADRLAVGGPTSGQVYEQEIQLPAMVRAAMALDSRGVPGLRWCYEER; encoded by the exons ATGGAGGGTCCCCCGTGGCCGCCGCCGGCCACAGGGGGTGTGTCTGGAGGGGCTACGGCGTCCAGGTCCTTTGTCGACGTGCTCTCGGGGCCATGTCGGCTGGAGCCTTCTGTTCCAGATCTAGGTCGTTGCGCGACCTATCGAGGTGAACCGGCGCTTTTATTATCACAGAGTGATCTGCAATTGCTTTCGTCTCCGTTCAGCAATGCTTTGGTTGGTCGGTTTCCGTTTCGCCGGCCTCCAATGGAGGTCATCAGGGGTTTTTTTGTTTCACTGGGTCTCAAGGGAGAATGTGAGGTTGGCCTTCTGGATCTGAATCATGTTTTGATCAGACCATCTACTGAGGAAGATTTTACTCGTCTGTTCGTGCGGCGCTCTTGGTTTGTGAAGGGCACACAGATGCTGGTGTCCAAATGGACGTTGGATTTCAAGGCCCATCAGGACGCGACTTTTGCGCCTGTGTGGGTTTCCATGCCATCTCTTCCACTGCCGTTATTTAATTCGGTTTATGTTGCCAAACTTGCGAGCCTGCTGGGGCGTTGTCTGAAGATTGATTCGGCGACAGTGAAGCTCAAACGGCCTTCAGTTGCGCGGGTTCTGATTGAGATGGACGTCTCGAAGCAACCCCCTCCCCGCATTTGGATTGGGGAGAATCAGGAAGGGTTCTGGCAGGATGTGGAGTATGAATCCTGGCCGCAGTTTTGTGGTTTTTGTACGCGGTTTGGTCATGTCGAAGGAGAGTGTTTTAGGAAGCATCCGGATCTAAAACCGGTACGCAGATTGGTAACGGAGAGAGGGAAACCCAAGGAGGTTTACCGGCCTAAGGGTATCTCTGGCACTAATGGGCCGAGTTTAGGGCTCCTTAAGAACGGGGAGGATATTCAGCAGGCCGAGGGGACCCGGGATGCGAGTCTAGGCAGCGAGGGGAACGATAATGAAGCTGGGAGGTCAGAGCATGCTGAAACGGAGGGATTGGAACATGCAAGGGTTCGGGAGGCGCATTATGTGATGGAACAACAGGTCCAGGAGGGGTCACGTATTGTGGTGGAGCCGTCTAATCTGTTGGTGGAGGCTGAGGCACTGGCTGGGGCTGGTTCGGTTGCAGCATCTCCAACCGCGTCACCGGGGAAGGCTTCCCTGGAGCAGCTGCAAGGCTGGGAGAGGGTGGAGTGCGAGAATATCTTTGACGTCTTACACTCTCTTTCGGATATGGATATGCAGGATGTAGATCACATCCCAGCCAGGTCGGCGTCCCAGGAGCGACCTGCTAGGCAGGGACATAGACGGCAGTGTTCGGATGGGGATAGGCCAGGGGAGACAGTGCCATGGGAGCAGTTAAAACAATTCCAGACAGTGTTGCATCACAGGTTGACCGCTGCCCCGACTGGTTCAAGAATAGGGAAGGAGATCCTCGAAGGGTTGGATCGGCCAGTCGTGGAGAGTGGTCAGTTAGGGGATAGACACAAGGGTGGTAGGCAGGCTAAAACATCTCTCCGCAAGGGTCAATCCCAATCTCAAACTCATTATTCTTTGAGATCTTAT ATAAGGTTGCTAGTTCTTCTGGAACCATTATCGGAACCAGCACAGCTTGAGGTGGTTCGTCGGTTTCTTGGGTTTGATAAGGCGTTGGGGGCGTTGAATAACAAGCTGTGGGTTTTCTGGTATACTGACTTGTCACTGAGCTTCAGGGAATTGGCGGAGCAACTTCTTCACATGCACATTGCTTTCCATTCTGGATGTTCAGTGCAGCTCTCGGCAGTATATGCGCGGTGTTCAAGGGTGGGGAGACGCGAACTGTGGTCGGCAATGGAAGGGTTGGCGGGAGAAGTGCAGGGGCCATGGTTACTGGCAGGAGATTTCAATGTCATCACCTGTATGGAGGAGCGTATGGGTGGGGCTCCGGCAAATGTAACAAATATGGAGGAATTCAATGAGTCAATTGGTAAGTGTGGTTTGGCCGAGGTCCCTTTCGATGGCGCCGGGTTTACATGGACGAATGGTAGGATGTGGCAGCGGTTGGATAGGGCCTTAATGAATCGGGAGTGGGCAGATGGATATGAGCTCTCGCATGTCTCCCACTTGGCCAGGGGACGTTCGGATCATGCTCCGCTGCGGATTTGTTGTCAGAATGGGAGTCCTAGCAAACGGtctttcaaatttttaaatgtttGGCGGCATCATTCGGGTTTTAAGGATGCGGTGCACAATTGTTGGCAGCAGCCGGCAGAGGGGGAGGGTATGACGAAGTTTTATAACAAGTTACGGGTGGTCAAGGGTGGGCTGCGTGTGTGGAACGCCCAGGTGTTTGGAAACATTTTTAGTAAGGTGAAGGAGGCTGAGGCAATTTTGAAACAACGTGAGGACGAGTTTGACAATGGGAGAGGTTCTGTGTCCAGGGCAGTGGTGGAGGAGGCAAAGGCGGCTCATGCAAGGAGCTTGGCAACGGAATGTGAATATTGGCGGCAGAAGGCGGGAATCAAATGGCTACAGGTGGGGGATGCTAACACGGCTTACTTCCACTCTCGTTACCGTCAACGCCGAAATGATAATTTTGTGTCTCGAATCAAGGATCCGGCAGGCCCATGGATGGAGGATATTCATGATATCAGGAGGTCTGCAGTGGAGTTTGTGTCCTCTTTGTTTGAGTCGGAGCAACATGGGTGGCATGCTCCGGGCCTTCCCTTTACGTTGCCTAAACTATCGGCAGTGGATAACGATATGCTGTTGGCGGTTCCAGGCATGGAAGAATTGCAGGAGGTGGTGCATGGGTTCGAGGTTGATAGTGCTCCTGGGCCTGATGGGTTTGGAGCGGGTTTTTACCAATCCTGCTGGGACATTATCAAAGCAGATTTGCTGGAGGCGGTGCAGGCATTTTTTCAGGGTATGAGGTTGCCTAGGAGTTTTACTAGCACTTCTATTATTTTGCTACCCAAGATTGCGGGTGCCAGGTACTGGAAGGACTTTCGGCCTATTAGCCTTTGCAACACCTGTTCGAAAATTATCTCTAAGATTGTGGCGAATCGGTTGGGGAGAGTCCTCCCTGCGTTAATTTCTCCATGGCAAACTGGGTTTGTGTCTGGTAGGGGGATAACAGATAATATTCTTCTCACGCAGGAGCTGGTAGCGGATTTAGATCGGAGGTTGAGTCATCCGAACCTCATGTTAAAATTGGATATGGAGAAGGCGTATGACAGGGTCGAGTGGCCATTCCTGTTGTTTATGCTTCGGCAATTCGGCTTCGCGGAGCAGGTGGTAGATATTTTCTTTCGGCTGGTGTCTAATAATTGGTTTTCGGTGTTGGTGAATGGTGAGGCTGCGGGATTTTTTAAGTCTTCACGGGGAGTTCGACAGGGGGACCCGGTCTCCCCTGGCCTCTTTGTGCTGATATCAGAATTTTTAGGCCGGGGGCTGCATCACCTTTTAAGTAATCAGCCGGGCAGGAATTTTGTGTCAGCCGGGACCCAGGTTCCGTACCTAGCGTTTGCGGATGACATGCTGGTCTTTACCAGGTGCTCAGAGGAGTGTCTGGCCGCAATTAAGGTTTTTTTAGAAGAATATCAAGACGCTTCTGGTCAGAGGGTGAATGTCACCAAGAGTTCTTTCTTGTTGCCGTCGGGGGCTTCTTCGGGGCAGGAGCAGCTGGTGAGGAGGATCCTGGGTTTTCACAGGGGGGTTTTCCCGTTCACTTATCTGGGTGCCCCTATATTTAAGGGTAGGCAGAGGAGTGTGCTTTTTGATGGGATTTTGGCGCAGATGCGGGCTTTGCTAGGCCATTGGAGCACTAAGCTGCTTTCTTTTGGGGGTAAGCTGGTTTTAGCGAGACATGTTCTTGCGTCATTGCCTATGTATTTACTACAGGTGGTAAATCCCCCAAAGGCGGTGGTTACTCGGTTGGGGATCATTTGTAACACCTTCCTCTGGGATCAGAGGGGGGACAGGCGGACTCATTGGGCTTCATGGGATAAGTTGTGCTTTCCACTTGTGGAAGGGGGTCTGGGGTTTAGGTCGTTTAAGGACATGGCTCGGTCTTTTGCGGCAAAGCTTTGGTGGCGGTTCCGGAATGGTGGTTCCATGTGGGCGGAATTTATGCATGCAAAATACAGTAAGGGGAGGCATCCTTCGGAGGCATCATCAGCTCGGGCTTCGCCTACTTGGCGACGGCTAGAGGCGATTCGGTCGTTGGTGGAACCGCATATTCGGTGGAGTTTAGGTAAGGGCCTGGTGGATTTTTGGAAGGATAGATGGGTCCTTCATGAGCCGTTAGAGGAGGTTGTGGGTCGTCCGGAGAGGCCTCATTTTCTTGTTGCAGAATTTTTGACTAATGAAGGCTGGGATGAGGCGCGTCTTGCCAAGTGGGTTCCGAATTTTGTGTTGCGTGCGATCCAGGACATACCGTTCGATTTGTCGCAGAAGGACAGGTTGGTCTGGATGCTTTCACCGTCGGGTTCTTTTTCGGTTAAGTCGGCTTGGGAGCTGCTTCGCCTTCGGAAGCCGCACTCCTTGGTCGATTCCTTACTGTGGCCGTCGGCTTTGCCAGCAAAGATGTCTTTTTTGGCTTGGAGATTAGTGCGGAATTTCCTGCCGTTGGATGTTGTGTTACGGTCTCGAGGTTTGTCGATTCCATCTAGATGTGGGTGTTGTTACCGGGAGGAGGAGGTGAGCTTGCATGTTTTTTGCACTGGCCCGGTAGCTTCGCAAGTTTGGAGGAAAATCTCTAGCCGGTTTGGGTTTAAGTTGGTGAATTGCTCGAGCATGGCGTCGGTGTTCATATCTTGGTATTTCTCGTCTCCTTCAGTGTCAAAAAACCACATTCGGGTGATGATGCCAATTGTGGTTTGTTGGTTTCTATGGGCTGCCAGGAATCAGGAGCGATTTCAGGGAGTGCGTTGGGAGGTAGATAGGATAATCCGCGATGTGGATGGGTTTTGGGAGCAGCTTGGAAGGGCAAATAAGCTTCAACGGTCGCATTTCACGGGGGATGGGGATTGTGAATTGCTCCAACGTATTAAATCCCCTCCTAGGAGACGGGTTCCCTGTGCGGTTGCCTGGGATAAACCGCCTTTTGGGGTGCTAAAATTGAACTCGGACGCCAGTGTAATCCATGGTCAGGCCAAGGGTGGGGGTCTACTGCGTGATTGTCACGGGACATTGGTCTTTGCGTACTACAAGGAACTCGGGGAACAGGATGTTTTAGGGGCAGAATGTATGGCATTATTGTGTGGCCTACAGTTGTGTTTACAAAGGGGGTTGCGGCCTTCGTTGGTGGAGGTGGACTCCAAGGCTTTGGTGCAATTGGTGGGTTCTGGGGCGAGTGCAAGGTGGCCTTTGTGTAACGATTTGCGGAAAGTGAGGGGCCTCCTGGAGGGTTTTTCTGCTTCCATCTCTCATGTTTTTCGAGAGGCCAATTTACCTGCAGATAGATTAGCTGTGGGGGGGCCAACTAGCGGTCAGGTGTATGAGCAGGAGATCCAGCTTCCGGCAATGGTTAGGGCTGCTATGGCGCTTGATTCACGTGGAGTGCCGGGGTTGCGTTGGTGCTATGAAGAAAGGTAG